The uncultured Desulfatiglans sp. DNA window TCAGTCCGCCAGTCACGATCATGTCCTTTTTACGATCTACAACGTAATAAAAACCGTCCTCATCCACCTGCACTAAATCACCGGAAAACCACCAGCCATTGCGAAAATCATCAGCATCCGGGCGGTTCCAATAGCCTTTGGACACGGCATCACCACGGATAGCCAATTCCCCTGTACCTCCAGCCTGGACTGTATTGCCGTCATCGTCGACAACCATCGTTTCGTATCCGAGGCATGCTCGTCCGATAGACGTGAGCCGACGGGCCGTAGGCCCTTCTAGGGTCACTTCGTTGGGCCGCAGAACCGTCCCAAGAAGTCCTGTTTCGGTAGTGCCGTAAAGTTGGATAAATTTTTTCCCCAGTAATGCCGCGGCCTCTTTTAACAATCCTGCTGATATCGGAGCAGCCGAAGTGAACCAGTGCTCTAAATGTGAAAAATCCGTATTCTTAGCCAGGGGATGACGAATAACTTTAGAAAGCAACGTTGGGCTGAATTGAGTAAATGTTATTTTTTCTTGGTCAATAATTCGTAATATCTTCTCTGCGTCTGGATCGCTCAAAACCAATGAACAGCCGCGCATTGCAGAAACAATGCTAAGTCCGGTACCTCCTGAGGTATGCATGGGCAAAAGCAATGCCCAGCGGGTATCTGGATGAATGCCCATTTCAGCGGCCCACACGATAGCGCTGAAAGTCCAGTTACGATGCCTTAACGGCGCGCCCTTAGGGCGTCCGGTGGTTCCACTGGTGTAGATCAATGTAGCGATATCGTCCTCATCGACGTCTATATCCGGATTATCGGGATTTCCTTCAGCAACAAGGGTTTCGAAATCATATTCA harbors:
- a CDS encoding Acyl-CoA synthetase (AMP-forming)/AMP-acid ligase II; the encoded protein is MIIGDALKRCARNYPDKLAVKDEYGKVFPRGFGYTYGELDIAVNRLAQSFLKLGLRPGDRVAVQTGTGIGHYLSLFALAKVGMAIAPIDRSFMPEEIAYQIEDSGARGFIVDGDIYLQKIRDIRSRLKNLEIFIGIGGEKPCEYDFETLVAEGNPDNPDIDVDEDDIATLIYTSGTTGRPKGAPLRHRNWTFSAIVWAAEMGIHPDTRWALLLPMHTSGGTGLSIVSAMRGCSLVLSDPDAEKILRIIDQEKITFTQFSPTLLSKVIRHPLAKNTDFSHLEHWFTSAAPISAGLLKEAAALLGKKFIQLYGTTETGLLGTVLRPNEVTLEGPTARRLTSIGRACLGYETMVVDDDGNTVQAGGTGELAIRGDAVSKGYWNRPDADDFRNGWWFSGDLVQVDEDGFYYVVDRKKDMIVTGGLKVYPREVEDVLSGHPSVNLVCVIGVPDKKWGESVKAVVVLKDDAVATEKEIIEFCKVRLASYKKPKSVDFIDISEMPMLGGGYELLRRELRDRYRKRFESESKVAWGAV